From one Paenibacillus sp. FSL K6-1330 genomic stretch:
- a CDS encoding MATE family efflux transporter, producing the protein MDAENLHYFEKAPVGKAVAHFAVPMMLGTSMSVIYSILNAYFLGTLHNTAMLTALALTLPLFAIIMALGNLIGMGSGTFISRLLGEKKYDDVKQVSSFAFYSSLVLGLIVMAVGLPLIDPIVYGLGATPDSFGFTKDYVTIMLIGSPIVVLFFTLENIVRSEGAAITSMIGMILSVVVNIILDAFVIFMFHWDVIGVASATVISNLVASAFYAFHIRYKSQFLTVSVKWFKASKEILSNVFKIGVPVFIMSIFLGAMSLILNLFLVEYGEPAVAAYGISSRLLQFPEFILMGLCEGVVPLIAFSFTANKLRMKQTIGFTIKAIVALAVVFGVIVYLISDHLIGLFTNDPQLIEMGSYILHVTFLSLFITGMTTLFTGIFQATAQGTAAFIMSVIQGVTLIPVLYIANRMNGFHGVVWSLVIADAVAFLVGAIMLYVLRNKLQPDFDSLVQ; encoded by the coding sequence AAGCCGTAGCTCACTTCGCTGTACCTATGATGCTAGGCACGTCAATGAGTGTCATCTATTCCATCTTGAATGCCTATTTCCTTGGTACACTTCACAATACCGCCATGTTAACCGCACTCGCGCTAACCTTGCCGTTATTCGCAATTATTATGGCGCTAGGCAACTTGATTGGCATGGGTAGCGGTACATTCATCTCTCGATTGCTGGGAGAGAAAAAATATGATGACGTAAAGCAAGTATCGTCATTCGCTTTTTACAGCAGTTTGGTTCTCGGTCTGATTGTGATGGCCGTCGGTCTCCCGTTGATCGATCCCATCGTTTATGGCCTGGGGGCAACGCCTGACTCCTTCGGATTCACGAAGGACTATGTCACGATTATGCTTATCGGTTCACCAATCGTCGTATTATTCTTCACGCTGGAGAATATCGTGCGCTCGGAGGGTGCAGCCATCACATCGATGATCGGTATGATTCTCAGTGTGGTCGTCAATATTATTCTCGATGCGTTCGTCATCTTCATGTTCCATTGGGATGTGATCGGCGTTGCGTCTGCTACGGTCATTTCCAACTTGGTTGCGAGTGCATTCTACGCCTTCCATATTAGATACAAGAGCCAATTCTTAACCGTCTCCGTAAAATGGTTCAAAGCTTCCAAGGAGATTCTGAGCAATGTATTCAAAATCGGAGTTCCCGTCTTTATTATGAGTATCTTTTTGGGTGCAATGTCGCTTATCTTAAATCTTTTTCTTGTTGAATATGGAGAGCCGGCCGTAGCGGCTTACGGAATTTCATCACGTTTATTGCAATTTCCTGAGTTTATTCTGATGGGCTTGTGTGAGGGAGTCGTGCCGCTCATTGCCTTTTCCTTTACAGCTAATAAATTACGAATGAAGCAAACTATTGGATTTACGATCAAAGCGATTGTGGCGTTAGCCGTCGTGTTCGGTGTCATCGTCTATCTGATTTCCGATCACTTAATCGGTTTATTTACGAATGACCCGCAATTAATAGAAATGGGCAGCTACATTTTGCATGTGACGTTCTTATCCTTGTTCATTACAGGAATGACCACGTTGTTTACGGGGATCTTCCAAGCAACAGCGCAAGGAACGGCCGCGTTTATTATGTCCGTTATTCAAGGAGTTACTCTGATTCCTGTGCTCTATATCGCCAATCGGATGAACGGCTTCCACGGGGTGGTCTGGTCGCTCGTCATTGCGGATGCCGTCGCATTCCTTGTCGGTGCCATCATGCTGTATGTTTTACGGAACAAATTGCAGCCGGATTTTGATAGTTTAGTACAGTAG
- a CDS encoding S41 family peptidase, whose product MNPLRISHIAGKFELNRNEVVKVKPVKPYFDGKVAILINSRTGSSGEGMPLVLKGVPNVKIVGFTSTAGSFGLMSSPIEIKMPEGYVIQFPDGRSLNQNKKVQGDADQTGVGGAVPDIKIPLNEETFKASMMDGQDVELEYAIEAMKK is encoded by the coding sequence TTGAATCCTTTAAGGATTAGCCATATAGCCGGAAAGTTTGAACTGAACCGGAATGAAGTCGTCAAGGTCAAGCCCGTAAAGCCCTATTTCGACGGGAAGGTGGCCATCTTGATCAACAGCAGAACCGGAAGCTCAGGAGAAGGGATGCCTCTTGTTCTAAAAGGCGTACCCAATGTCAAAATCGTAGGGTTCACCTCAACGGCCGGTTCGTTCGGACTTATGAGCAGCCCGATCGAGATCAAGATGCCGGAAGGCTACGTCATCCAGTTCCCCGATGGAAGGTCGCTCAATCAGAACAAGAAGGTCCAGGGAGACGCCGACCAAACCGGAGTGGGGGGCGCGGTTCCCGATATCAAAATCCCCCTAAATGAAGAAACGTTCAAAGCAAGCATGATGGACGGGCAAGACGTCGAGTTGGAGTATGCAATCGAAGCGATGAAGAAATAA
- a CDS encoding class I SAM-dependent methyltransferase, which translates to MNASERFWDKTASQYDQIDMKDEQTYINIIKRTKTHLKISSIVLDFGCGTGLIANEIAKYVKGIHAIKYIFEYDRNCRKKGKRAKHRKYKLRSCDHFR; encoded by the coding sequence ATGAATGCATCAGAACGTTTCTGGGACAAAACAGCAAGTCAATATGATCAAATCGACATGAAGGATGAACAGACTTACATCAATATAATAAAAAGAACGAAAACGCATCTTAAAATAAGCAGCATTGTTTTGGATTTCGGCTGTGGCACTGGGTTGATAGCAAATGAAATTGCCAAATATGTGAAAGGGATTCATGCGATTAAATATATCTTCGAATATGATCGCAATTGCAGAAAAAAAGGCAAAAGAGCGAAACATCGCAAATATAAACTACGCTCATGCGACCATTTTCGATGA